From Pandoraea norimbergensis, the proteins below share one genomic window:
- the pgi gene encoding glucose-6-phosphate isomerase, which produces MSEDAYANAGRPELKARLTELPAWHALTQHVERMRRVHLRQLFSADATRGERFSLQACGMYLDYSKNLITTETIDLLVSLSNACGLPRQIEAMFTGQKINVSEDRAALHIALRAPRTETILLDGRDVVAEVHAVLDRMSAFTSAVHRGEWRGYSGKRIRNVVNIGIGGSDLGPVMAYHALRQYASQEMVFRFISNVDGSDFLEATQDLDAAETLFIVCSKTFRTKETLTNAATAREWIVRSLGDERAVARHFVAVSTNVEAAAKFGIDARQLFGLWDWDGGRYSMDSAIGLSTMLAVGPENFRSMLGGFHAMDQHFRTAPLSQNLPVLMGLLSVWYNNFFDAQTAAVLPYAHDLQRFPAYLQQLTMESNGKHVTLDGAPVDYQTGPIYWGEPGTNGQHSFHQLLHQGTRMVPCDFIGFCRATHPIGNHQELLLANLFAQTEALAFGKTNDEVWAEGVPDWLVPHRVFEGNRPTNTLLADALDPATLGALVALYEHSVFTQSTIWHIDAFDQWGVELGKSLAERTLAALNGSVAPALDSSSRALIRYCRERRAR; this is translated from the coding sequence ATGAGCGAAGACGCATATGCCAATGCCGGACGTCCCGAATTAAAGGCGAGGTTGACCGAGCTACCCGCGTGGCATGCCCTGACGCAACACGTTGAGCGCATGCGACGGGTGCATTTGAGACAGCTCTTCTCGGCCGATGCCACCCGAGGGGAGCGTTTTTCGCTGCAAGCCTGCGGGATGTACCTCGACTATTCCAAGAACCTGATCACCACCGAGACGATCGATCTGCTCGTCTCGCTCTCAAACGCCTGCGGGCTGCCCCGGCAAATCGAAGCGATGTTCACGGGGCAGAAAATTAATGTGAGCGAGGACCGCGCGGCGCTGCATATTGCGTTGCGCGCACCGCGCACGGAGACGATCCTGCTCGATGGCCGCGATGTCGTGGCAGAGGTGCACGCTGTGCTCGACCGGATGAGCGCCTTCACCTCGGCCGTGCATCGCGGTGAATGGCGTGGCTACTCCGGCAAACGTATACGCAATGTTGTGAACATCGGGATTGGTGGGTCGGACCTCGGCCCGGTAATGGCCTATCACGCGCTGCGGCAGTACGCGTCGCAAGAGATGGTGTTCCGCTTCATCTCGAATGTGGACGGCAGCGACTTTCTCGAAGCGACGCAGGACCTCGACGCCGCCGAAACGCTCTTTATCGTTTGCTCGAAGACCTTTCGCACGAAGGAAACACTGACCAACGCCGCCACGGCACGTGAATGGATCGTGCGCTCGCTGGGCGACGAGCGCGCGGTGGCCCGGCATTTTGTCGCCGTGTCGACCAATGTCGAAGCCGCCGCGAAGTTCGGCATCGACGCGCGGCAGTTGTTCGGCTTGTGGGACTGGGATGGCGGCCGGTATTCCATGGATTCGGCCATCGGCTTGTCGACCATGCTCGCAGTGGGGCCTGAAAATTTCCGATCGATGCTCGGAGGATTTCACGCCATGGATCAGCATTTCCGCACGGCGCCGCTGTCGCAGAACCTGCCCGTGCTCATGGGGCTGTTGTCCGTCTGGTACAACAACTTCTTCGATGCGCAAACCGCTGCTGTGCTGCCCTATGCGCACGACCTGCAACGCTTTCCGGCGTACTTGCAGCAATTGACCATGGAGAGCAACGGCAAGCACGTGACGCTCGACGGTGCGCCCGTCGACTACCAGACCGGCCCGATCTACTGGGGCGAGCCGGGGACCAACGGCCAGCATTCGTTCCATCAACTGCTGCATCAGGGCACACGCATGGTGCCGTGCGACTTCATCGGATTTTGCCGGGCCACGCATCCAATCGGCAATCATCAGGAACTGCTGCTGGCGAATCTGTTTGCGCAGACCGAAGCGCTGGCGTTCGGCAAGACCAACGACGAGGTGTGGGCCGAGGGCGTGCCCGACTGGCTGGTGCCCCATCGCGTATTCGAAGGCAACCGGCCAACCAATACCCTGCTGGCCGATGCGCTCGATCCCGCCACACTCGGTGCGCTGGTGGCGCTCTATGAACACAGCGTGTTCACGCAGAGCACAATCTGGCATATCGACGCCTTCGACCAATGGGGCGTAGAGTTAGGAAAATCGTTGGCCGAGCGCACGCTGGCCGCGCTCAACGGCTCGGTGGCACCCGCGCTCGACAGTTCCAGCCGCGCATTGATTCGATACTGCCGCGAACGCCGCGCACGGTAG
- the gnd gene encoding phosphogluconate dehydrogenase (NAD(+)-dependent, decarboxylating) — translation MQVGMIGLGRMGADLVRRLTRHGHQCVVHDVRPAAVETLQAEGATGAESLAAMMSMLKAPRILWLMVPAGAVEATLAELTPMLSPGDIVIDGGNSSFRDGIRRGAELAEKNVHFVDVGTSGGIAGLTRGYCLMIGGEQDIVTYLTPIFRALAPGGNAGPGAANVTPSPNGHARDDDSATAEYGYLYCGLHGAGHFVKMVHNGIEYGMMAAIAEGLNILKQAGIGKHTHEVGAETTPMRNPEYYQYDFALPEIAEVWRHGSVIDSWLLDRIANALRKDPALDQFTGHVSDSGEGRWTLEAAIDEAVPAPVLSAALFSRFSSRGQAGFANQVLSAMRQEFGGHAEASSPSPSSPPAKDA, via the coding sequence ATGCAAGTTGGCATGATTGGATTGGGGCGTATGGGCGCAGACCTTGTGCGCCGTCTGACACGTCACGGTCATCAATGTGTAGTTCATGATGTGCGCCCCGCGGCGGTGGAGACATTGCAAGCCGAGGGTGCCACCGGCGCAGAATCGCTCGCCGCGATGATGTCGATGTTGAAAGCGCCTCGCATTCTCTGGTTGATGGTGCCGGCGGGCGCCGTCGAAGCGACGCTTGCAGAACTGACCCCGATGCTCTCGCCGGGCGATATCGTCATCGATGGCGGCAACTCCAGTTTTCGCGATGGGATTCGGCGTGGTGCCGAACTCGCCGAAAAGAACGTTCATTTTGTCGACGTCGGCACCAGCGGCGGTATCGCCGGACTGACGCGCGGCTATTGCCTGATGATCGGCGGCGAACAAGACATCGTGACTTACCTGACGCCGATCTTTCGTGCCCTTGCGCCGGGCGGAAACGCCGGCCCCGGGGCGGCAAACGTCACGCCGTCGCCCAACGGACATGCGCGGGACGACGATAGCGCCACGGCCGAATACGGTTATCTGTATTGCGGCCTGCATGGCGCAGGGCATTTCGTGAAGATGGTCCACAACGGCATCGAGTACGGCATGATGGCCGCCATCGCCGAAGGCCTGAATATCCTCAAGCAGGCGGGCATCGGCAAGCACACGCACGAGGTCGGTGCCGAGACGACGCCGATGCGAAATCCCGAGTACTACCAATACGACTTTGCGCTGCCCGAGATTGCCGAAGTGTGGCGGCACGGCAGTGTGATCGATTCGTGGTTGCTCGACCGGATTGCCAACGCGTTGCGCAAAGACCCTGCCCTTGACCAGTTCACCGGACACGTCTCGGATTCGGGCGAGGGCCGCTGGACGCTGGAAGCCGCCATCGACGAAGCCGTACCGGCCCCTGTGTTGAGTGCGGCGCTGTTCTCGCGCTTCAGTTCGCGCGGGCAGGCGGGGTTTGCGAACCAAGTGCTGTCGGCCATGCGGCAGGAATTCGGCGGCCATGCAGAGGCATCGTCCCCGTCACCATCGTCGCCGCCCGCAAAAGATGCCTGA
- a CDS encoding HAD family hydrolase produces MSAPHDVVFLLDVDNTLLDNDRFLADLKTRLTESFDDAMCARYFSILESLRLQIGYVDYLGALQCFRLDDINDPRMLSMSAFLLDYPFETLRYPSALAVIAHLHRWGPTVIVSDGDAVFQPRKIARAGFWDAVEGRVRIYVHKELMLDAIEKDFPARRYVMVDDKLRLLSIMKGVWGERLTTVFPRQGHYALDAEAIARYAPPDITIERIGDLLAEDFSALNVSTEPVAARSR; encoded by the coding sequence ATGAGCGCGCCGCATGACGTCGTTTTCCTGCTCGACGTTGATAACACCCTGCTGGACAACGATCGCTTTCTGGCCGACCTGAAAACGCGCCTGACCGAATCGTTTGACGACGCCATGTGCGCGCGCTATTTCTCGATTCTCGAATCGCTGCGCTTGCAGATCGGCTACGTCGACTACCTTGGCGCGCTTCAGTGTTTTCGGCTGGACGACATCAACGACCCGCGCATGTTGTCGATGTCGGCGTTCCTGCTGGACTATCCCTTCGAGACGCTTCGGTATCCGAGCGCACTGGCAGTCATCGCGCATCTGCATCGATGGGGACCGACCGTCATCGTGTCTGACGGTGACGCCGTTTTCCAACCACGCAAGATTGCGCGTGCGGGCTTTTGGGATGCCGTCGAAGGTCGGGTGCGCATTTACGTGCACAAGGAACTGATGCTCGACGCCATCGAGAAAGATTTTCCGGCGCGGCGCTACGTGATGGTGGACGACAAGCTGCGGCTGTTGTCGATCATGAAGGGTGTCTGGGGAGAACGGCTGACAACGGTGTTCCCGCGTCAGGGGCACTACGCGCTCGACGCAGAAGCGATCGCCCGCTACGCCCCGCCGGACATCACCATCGAGCGCATCGGTGACCTGCTGGCAGAGGACTTCTCTGCGCTAAATGTCAGCACCGAGCCAGTTGCCGCACGCTCACGCTAG